In Paenibacillus guangzhouensis, a single window of DNA contains:
- a CDS encoding MFS transporter has product MTIENRRSMLALLALAISAFSIGTTEFISVGLLPLIAEDFHISVTTAGLTVTLYALGVTFGAPILTSLTSTISRKTLLLWIMVIFIAGNMLAASAGGITVLLIARIISALSHGIFMSIGSTIAADLVPEHRRASAISIMFSGLTIATVTGVPLGTFIGQQMGWRAAFVAIVAVGVVAFIANLTLVTSNLRKGAKVRLNDQIKLVTNGRLLLVFAITALGYGGTFVVFTYLSPLLHDITGFQEQTIAIILLVYGVAIAIGNMIGGKAANRKPVTALFYMFAIQALILFLLTFTAPFKWVGLVTIFFMGMFAFMNVPGLQVYVVMLAERLAPEAKDVASAVNIAAFNAGIAIGAYLGGVVTDSMGLIHTTWIGGLMVLGAVLLTAWAKMLENRDQRISHRGTSTNGHAKAC; this is encoded by the coding sequence ATGACGATAGAGAATCGAAGAAGCATGTTGGCGCTCCTTGCACTTGCCATCAGCGCCTTTTCCATCGGAACAACCGAATTTATCAGCGTAGGGCTGCTGCCTCTGATCGCTGAAGATTTTCATATATCTGTTACCACCGCGGGATTAACCGTTACGTTATACGCATTAGGCGTTACCTTCGGAGCTCCAATCCTAACGTCCCTGACCTCGACAATATCTCGGAAAACATTACTTCTATGGATTATGGTCATCTTTATCGCGGGGAATATGCTCGCCGCATCGGCGGGTGGAATTACCGTACTGCTCATTGCGCGTATCATTTCCGCGTTATCGCACGGGATTTTCATGTCCATCGGGTCCACGATTGCAGCAGATCTCGTGCCGGAACATCGCCGGGCGAGTGCGATCTCGATCATGTTCTCCGGACTCACCATCGCTACGGTGACGGGGGTGCCACTCGGTACGTTTATTGGGCAGCAAATGGGATGGCGGGCAGCATTCGTTGCCATTGTCGCCGTCGGTGTCGTCGCGTTCATTGCGAACTTGACGCTCGTTACCTCGAATTTGCGTAAAGGCGCCAAAGTTCGTCTTAACGACCAGATCAAACTCGTCACGAATGGTCGCTTGCTTCTCGTCTTTGCCATTACTGCGTTAGGTTATGGGGGCACATTCGTCGTCTTTACTTATTTATCTCCGCTGCTCCATGATATAACCGGATTTCAGGAGCAGACGATCGCGATCATTCTGCTCGTCTATGGCGTCGCCATCGCGATTGGCAATATGATCGGCGGCAAAGCGGCTAACCGGAAGCCCGTCACAGCATTATTCTATATGTTCGCCATTCAAGCCCTAATTCTATTCCTGCTCACGTTCACGGCACCGTTCAAATGGGTCGGACTCGTCACCATCTTCTTCATGGGGATGTTCGCATTCATGAATGTGCCGGGACTCCAAGTGTACGTCGTTATGCTGGCTGAGCGGCTAGCCCCTGAGGCCAAGGATGTCGCTTCCGCGGTCAATATTGCCGCATTTAATGCAGGTATCGCCATTGGCGCATATCTCGGCGGCGTCGTGACCGACAGTATGGGATTGATTCATACGACATGGATCGGCGGTTTGATGGTGCTCGGGGCCGTTCTGTTAACAGCTTGGGCCAAAATGCTGGAGAACCGAGACCAGAGGATCTCACACCGTGGAACAAGCACGAATGGACATGCTAAGGCATGCTGA
- a CDS encoding winged helix-turn-helix transcriptional regulator, with the protein MAEEVVGKKKYNISVEATLEVIGGKWKCVILCHLTHGKKRTSDLKRLMPAITQKMLTQQLRELEEDGILNRIIYNQVPPKVEYELSEYGWSLKSILDSLCTWGENHIIKEYGDKFAVLEDNILNHK; encoded by the coding sequence ATGGCAGAAGAAGTTGTAGGGAAGAAAAAATATAATATTTCTGTCGAGGCGACATTAGAAGTGATCGGCGGCAAGTGGAAGTGCGTCATCTTATGCCACTTAACGCATGGGAAGAAGCGGACAAGCGATCTCAAGCGACTGATGCCTGCCATTACGCAGAAGATGTTAACGCAGCAATTGCGTGAACTCGAAGAAGATGGCATCTTGAATCGGATCATCTACAACCAGGTGCCGCCGAAGGTGGAATATGAGCTGAGTGAATATGGCTGGAGCTTGAAGAGCATCCTGGATTCCTTATGCACGTGGGGGGAGAATCATATCATTAAGGAGTATGGTGACAAGTTCGCCGTGTTAGAGGACAACATCCTGAATCATAAGTGA
- a CDS encoding DEAD/DEAH box helicase gives MTEKRFTAYPLSEEIVRALSSLGFDTPTEVQSEVIPVALQKKDLVVKSQTGSGKTAAYGIPLCELVDWNENKPQALILTPTRELALQVNEDITNIGRFKRIKATPLFGRHPFHIQKAELKQRTHIVVGTPGRVLDHIERGTLSLSRMAYLVIDEADEMLNMGFIDQVQSIIQALPRDRVTMLFSATFPEDVAKLSHQYMDNPTEIEIQASGLTTATIEHAMIQVSEADKLALLQDLLIVERPDSCIVFCRTQEHVDQLFREMADHGYSCDRIHGGMEQDERFEVMHAFRRGQFRYLIATDVAARGIDITDITHVINYDIPLEKESYVHRTGRTGRAGKAGKAITFITPRDSRRLADIEAYIGFTIPKVKAPSEEEVERYRAEFEKKLHIGPELKKDKREQLNKQIMKLNFNGGKKKKLRAVDFVGTIAKLDGVTADDIGIITILDFVTDVEILNGKGPLVLELMKDTTVKGKLLKVRKGKK, from the coding sequence GAAGAGATTGTAAGGGCACTGAGCAGCTTGGGCTTTGACACGCCAACAGAGGTGCAATCGGAAGTCATTCCTGTTGCGCTTCAGAAGAAGGATCTTGTGGTCAAATCGCAGACTGGGAGTGGCAAGACAGCTGCTTATGGCATTCCGCTCTGCGAGCTCGTAGATTGGAACGAGAATAAGCCGCAGGCATTGATCCTAACGCCAACCCGCGAACTTGCGTTACAGGTCAATGAAGATATCACGAACATTGGGCGCTTTAAGCGGATTAAGGCAACGCCTCTTTTTGGGAGGCACCCTTTCCATATACAAAAGGCCGAATTAAAGCAACGGACGCATATCGTCGTAGGTACGCCGGGACGTGTGCTGGACCATATTGAACGCGGCACACTGTCGCTAAGTCGGATGGCTTACCTCGTTATTGACGAAGCGGACGAGATGCTGAATATGGGCTTTATTGATCAGGTGCAGTCGATCATTCAAGCGCTGCCACGCGACCGAGTTACGATGTTATTCTCCGCTACGTTCCCTGAGGATGTAGCCAAGCTGTCACACCAATATATGGACAATCCTACCGAAATTGAGATCCAAGCGAGCGGGTTGACGACGGCCACCATTGAGCACGCGATGATTCAGGTATCGGAGGCGGACAAGCTAGCACTGCTTCAGGATCTCCTTATAGTCGAGCGTCCTGACAGCTGTATCGTATTCTGCCGTACGCAAGAGCACGTGGACCAATTATTCAGGGAAATGGCTGATCACGGTTATTCATGCGATCGGATCCATGGCGGGATGGAGCAGGACGAGCGATTCGAGGTGATGCATGCGTTCCGAAGGGGACAATTCCGTTACTTGATTGCAACCGATGTAGCAGCCAGGGGGATCGATATCACGGATATTACCCATGTCATTAACTACGATATTCCTCTAGAGAAGGAGAGCTATGTTCATCGCACCGGGCGTACGGGACGTGCAGGCAAGGCGGGTAAAGCCATTACCTTCATCACGCCGAGGGATAGCAGACGATTAGCCGATATTGAAGCATATATTGGATTTACGATTCCGAAAGTGAAAGCCCCCTCCGAAGAAGAGGTTGAGCGCTATAGGGCAGAATTCGAGAAGAAGCTCCATATTGGACCTGAATTGAAAAAAGATAAACGCGAGCAATTAAATAAGCAGATTATGAAGCTTAACTTCAATGGGGGTAAGAAAAAGAAGCTGCGAGCCGTAGATTTTGTCGGTACAATCGCTAAACTTGACGGCGTAACCGCAGATGATATTGGAATCATTACCATCCTCGATTTCGTGACGGATGTCGAGATTCTAAATGGCAAAGGACCCCTTGTGCTTGAACTGATGAAAGATACGACAGTCAAAGGTAAGCTGTTAAAGGTACGCAAAGGGAAGAAGTAA